From the genome of Geothrix sp. 21YS21S-4, one region includes:
- a CDS encoding efflux RND transporter permease subunit: MFLSDLSIRRPVFTVCIMLALVVLGLFSVKTLGIDQYPNTDIPTVTVSVVYPGASPESVKQDVVRKIEEAVNPIEKIKEISSTSQEGLGTLVIQFHLGRNVDNALNDVRTKIGQIRRDLPSNIEEPVISKFDPAQLPVLSLVLKPDAQHASLDDRELTRIAEDFLKRRIENIPGVGKVDPVGVSTREILIQIDPQKLESQGLSLQAVNSALGSDTMAVPSGNLLQGDREVSVKVDAKARAVSDFNHVVVGNKEGRPIELQEVATVVDGIKERRSLARLGGQDVVALEIQRQTGGNTVAMVKAVEAALEELKPELKKQGVEVVTAKDNARFIIDNVDDVNVSIYVGGLLTVIIVFFFLKSWRSTLITSLTLPVSVISTFIVMRVLDFTLNTMTLMGLSLAIGILIDDAIVVRENITRHAEMGKDHVTAAREGTAEIGPAVIATTLSILAVFVPVAFMGGIVGKFFFPFGIVVAFAVAVSLFVSFTLDPMLSAVWPDPEHEKSTDGHVHYQGRNPIMRSVEAFGRMLDRWEALYKRAIEWAMEHRKTVMFLGGASFILAMALSGLLGNNFMPDYDRGDLQATFKAEPGSSVAATREKAVALEKAILAVPGVDFAYTTIGTGLNGTVDSGGIYIKLKEGRRPNQVVIRRQIRENFRSVPGVDASIGTANDWGTSFPIMVAVQAPERDAVIQAAPLVKEALRSVPGAVDVTTSLDSGKPELRLVIDRKAASDLGVSPGLVAQLVRPLVDGEKVAKFEDEKGEQRDVRVRLEDRQRRFTAQLANMTVQSTKDIGGGKHPLVRLNQVARFEEGIAPAKLQRHDLMEEVEVDANFDGSTLGEVSAGAAKKVEELKASGKLPEGVRVEFLGQTRDNKETAGYMGSALLLAVFFIYFVLASQFESFKLPIAIMASLPLSMVGMVLMLLVTGDSMSMMTSIGMILLMGLVTKNAILLVDHALHLEREEGIPRRQAIIRAGTVRLRPILMTSFAMVGGMLPLFLALGAGAEMRAPMARAVVGGLITSTLLTLIVVPVFFEIIEEMSLARGWAWIRRRLGMSVPEPAAAPPLAEAPDA, translated from the coding sequence ATGTTCCTCTCCGACCTCTCCATCCGCAGGCCGGTCTTCACGGTCTGCATCATGTTGGCGCTGGTGGTCCTCGGGCTCTTCTCCGTGAAGACCCTGGGCATCGACCAGTACCCCAACACGGACATCCCCACCGTCACCGTCTCCGTCGTCTACCCCGGCGCCAGCCCCGAGTCCGTCAAGCAGGACGTGGTGCGGAAGATCGAGGAGGCCGTCAACCCCATCGAGAAGATCAAGGAGATCAGCTCCACCAGCCAGGAGGGCCTGGGCACGCTCGTGATCCAGTTCCACCTGGGCCGCAACGTGGACAACGCCCTCAATGACGTCCGCACGAAGATCGGCCAGATCCGCCGCGACCTCCCCAGCAACATCGAGGAGCCGGTCATCTCGAAGTTCGACCCCGCCCAGCTGCCGGTGCTGTCCCTCGTCCTGAAGCCCGACGCCCAGCATGCCTCGCTGGACGACCGGGAACTGACGCGCATCGCCGAGGACTTCCTGAAGCGGCGCATCGAGAACATCCCCGGCGTGGGCAAGGTGGATCCCGTGGGCGTCAGCACCCGCGAGATCCTGATCCAGATCGATCCCCAGAAGCTGGAATCGCAGGGGCTGTCGCTCCAGGCGGTGAACAGCGCCCTGGGCAGCGACACCATGGCCGTGCCCAGCGGCAACCTCCTCCAGGGCGACCGCGAGGTCTCCGTCAAGGTGGACGCCAAGGCCCGAGCCGTGAGCGACTTCAACCACGTCGTCGTGGGCAACAAGGAAGGCCGTCCCATCGAGCTGCAGGAAGTGGCCACGGTGGTGGACGGGATCAAGGAGCGCCGCAGCCTGGCCCGCCTCGGCGGCCAGGACGTGGTGGCCCTGGAGATCCAGCGGCAGACCGGCGGCAACACCGTCGCCATGGTGAAGGCCGTGGAAGCGGCGCTGGAGGAGCTGAAGCCCGAGCTGAAGAAGCAGGGCGTGGAGGTGGTCACCGCCAAGGACAACGCGCGGTTCATCATCGACAACGTGGACGACGTGAACGTGTCGATCTACGTGGGCGGCCTGCTCACGGTGATCATCGTGTTCTTCTTCCTGAAGAGCTGGCGCTCCACGCTGATCACGAGCCTCACCCTGCCGGTGTCGGTGATCTCCACCTTCATCGTGATGCGGGTCCTGGATTTCACCCTGAACACCATGACACTGATGGGGCTCAGCCTCGCCATCGGCATCCTGATCGACGACGCCATCGTGGTCCGCGAAAACATCACGCGGCACGCGGAAATGGGCAAGGACCACGTCACCGCCGCCCGCGAAGGCACCGCGGAAATCGGCCCCGCGGTCATCGCCACCACCCTGTCCATCCTCGCCGTGTTCGTCCCCGTGGCGTTCATGGGCGGGATCGTGGGCAAGTTCTTCTTCCCCTTCGGGATCGTGGTGGCCTTCGCCGTGGCCGTGTCGCTGTTCGTCAGCTTCACGCTAGATCCGATGCTCAGCGCCGTGTGGCCCGATCCGGAGCACGAGAAGAGCACCGACGGCCACGTCCACTACCAGGGCCGCAACCCGATCATGCGCAGCGTCGAGGCCTTCGGCCGGATGCTGGACCGCTGGGAAGCGCTCTACAAGCGGGCCATCGAGTGGGCCATGGAGCACCGCAAGACCGTGATGTTCCTGGGCGGGGCGAGCTTCATCCTGGCCATGGCGCTGTCCGGGCTGCTGGGGAACAACTTCATGCCCGACTACGACCGCGGCGACCTCCAGGCCACCTTCAAGGCGGAGCCCGGCTCCAGTGTCGCGGCCACCCGCGAGAAGGCCGTCGCTCTGGAGAAAGCGATCCTCGCCGTGCCCGGCGTGGACTTCGCCTACACCACCATCGGCACCGGCCTGAACGGAACGGTGGATTCCGGCGGCATCTACATCAAGCTCAAGGAAGGGCGCCGTCCCAACCAGGTGGTCATCCGGCGGCAGATCCGCGAGAACTTCCGGTCGGTCCCCGGCGTGGACGCCTCCATCGGCACCGCCAACGACTGGGGCACCTCCTTCCCCATCATGGTGGCCGTCCAGGCCCCGGAGCGGGACGCCGTCATCCAGGCCGCGCCCCTGGTGAAGGAAGCCCTGCGCAGCGTTCCCGGCGCGGTGGACGTCACCACCAGCCTGGACAGCGGCAAGCCCGAGCTGCGGCTCGTCATCGACCGCAAGGCGGCGTCGGACCTGGGCGTGAGCCCCGGCCTGGTGGCCCAGCTCGTCCGGCCCCTGGTGGACGGCGAGAAGGTGGCCAAGTTCGAGGACGAGAAGGGCGAGCAGCGCGACGTCCGCGTGCGGCTGGAGGACCGCCAGCGCCGCTTCACCGCCCAGCTCGCGAACATGACCGTCCAGAGCACCAAGGACATCGGCGGCGGGAAGCACCCGCTGGTCCGCCTCAACCAGGTGGCGCGCTTCGAGGAGGGCATCGCCCCCGCCAAGCTCCAGCGCCACGACCTGATGGAAGAAGTGGAAGTGGACGCCAACTTCGACGGTTCCACTCTGGGCGAAGTCAGCGCCGGCGCCGCCAAGAAGGTGGAGGAGCTGAAGGCCAGCGGGAAGCTCCCCGAAGGCGTGCGCGTGGAATTCCTGGGCCAGACCCGGGACAACAAGGAGACCGCGGGCTACATGGGCTCCGCCCTGCTGCTGGCGGTGTTCTTCATCTACTTCGTGCTGGCCAGCCAGTTCGAGAGCTTCAAGCTGCCCATCGCCATCATGGCCAGCCTCCCGCTGTCCATGGTGGGCATGGTCCTCATGCTGCTCGTCACCGGCGACTCCATGTCCATGATGACGAGCATCGGGATGATCCTGCTGATGGGCCTCGTGACCAAGAACGCCATCCTGCTGGTGGACCACGCCCTCCATCTGGAGCGCGAGGAGGGCATTCCGCGCCGCCAGGCGATCATCCGGGCGGGCACCGTGAGACTGCGGCCCATCCTGATGACCAGTTTCGCCATGGTCGGCGGCATGCTGCCCCTGTTCCTCGCCCTGGGTGCCGGCGCGGAAATGCGGGCCCCCATGGCCCGGGCGGTGGTGGGCGGCCTGATCACCTCCACCCTGCTCACCCTGATCGTGGTCCCGGTCTTCTTCGAGATCATCGAGGAGATGAGCCTGGCCCGCGGTTGGGCCTGGATCCGCCGCCGCCTCGGGATGTCCGTGCCCGAACCCGCCGCCGCGCCTCCGCTGGCGGAAGCGCCGGACGCCTGA